A portion of the Streptomyces erythrochromogenes genome contains these proteins:
- the kstD gene encoding 3-oxosteroid 1-dehydrogenase, which produces MSASASRTSPAPLPSRRAVIAGTGAGVLAATVLPSGGARAEAVQAGPPLGEYDVVVVGSGAAGMTAALTAAKRGLSVLVIEKAPTFGGSAARSGAGIWLPNNSVILAAGVPDTPQKAATYLSAVVGPEVPADRQAAFLANGPRMLDFVMANSPLRFRFMEGYSDYYPNLPGGLPNGRSIEPDQIDGNVLGGELARLNPAYMPVPAGMVVFSQDYKWLNLAAVSARGLAVSTECLARGTKAALRGEKPLTMGQALAAGLRAGLQRAGVPLWLNSPLVDLVQEGGAVTGVVVDKEGVRGVVRARKGVVVGSGGFEHNAAMRAQYQQQPIGTQWSVGAKENTGDGILAGQRAGASLALMDDAWWGPSLPLPGEPYFCLAERTLPGGLIVNAHGTRFVNEAAPYSDVVHVMYEKDRGAAGSHIPAWLIVDQNYRNKYLFKDILPTLPFPDSWYQAGAAKKAWTWDALAGQIGVPAAALRATLGRFNAQAWSGTDSDFHRGDTAYDHYYTDPNVHPNSCLAPIWVPPFYAFKIVPGDLGTKGGIVTDARARALRADGSVIRGLYAAGNASAAVMGHSYAGAGSTIGPAMTFGYVAANDIADA; this is translated from the coding sequence ATGTCCGCAAGCGCTTCACGCACGTCTCCCGCCCCCCTCCCGTCCAGACGCGCCGTTATCGCCGGTACGGGGGCAGGGGTGCTCGCCGCCACCGTGCTGCCGTCCGGCGGGGCACGGGCCGAGGCTGTCCAGGCCGGGCCGCCGCTCGGTGAGTACGACGTGGTCGTGGTCGGTTCCGGGGCGGCCGGGATGACGGCCGCGCTCACCGCCGCGAAGCGCGGGCTGAGCGTCCTGGTGATCGAGAAGGCCCCCACGTTCGGCGGGTCGGCCGCACGCTCGGGGGCCGGCATCTGGCTGCCCAACAATTCGGTGATCCTGGCCGCGGGGGTGCCCGACACCCCGCAGAAGGCGGCGACTTACCTGTCGGCCGTCGTCGGGCCCGAGGTCCCGGCCGACCGCCAGGCGGCGTTCCTCGCCAACGGCCCCCGCATGCTGGACTTCGTGATGGCGAACAGCCCGCTGAGGTTCCGCTTCATGGAGGGGTACAGCGACTATTACCCGAACCTGCCGGGCGGGCTGCCGAACGGCCGGTCCATCGAGCCGGACCAGATCGACGGGAACGTCCTGGGCGGCGAACTGGCCCGCCTGAACCCGGCGTACATGCCGGTGCCGGCCGGGATGGTGGTCTTCAGCCAGGACTACAAGTGGCTGAACCTCGCGGCGGTGAGCGCCAGGGGCCTGGCCGTGTCCACCGAGTGCCTGGCGCGCGGCACCAAGGCGGCGCTGCGCGGCGAGAAGCCGCTGACGATGGGGCAGGCGCTGGCGGCCGGGCTGCGGGCCGGACTGCAGCGGGCCGGGGTGCCGCTGTGGCTGAACAGCCCTCTGGTGGACCTGGTCCAGGAGGGCGGCGCCGTCACCGGCGTGGTGGTGGACAAGGAGGGTGTGCGGGGCGTCGTACGGGCCCGCAAGGGGGTGGTCGTCGGCTCGGGCGGTTTCGAGCACAACGCGGCGATGCGGGCGCAGTACCAGCAGCAGCCGATCGGCACCCAGTGGTCGGTGGGCGCGAAGGAGAACACGGGCGACGGCATCCTTGCCGGTCAGCGGGCCGGGGCGTCGCTGGCGTTGATGGACGACGCGTGGTGGGGGCCGTCGCTCCCGCTGCCCGGGGAGCCGTACTTCTGTCTGGCCGAACGGACCCTGCCGGGCGGGCTGATCGTGAACGCCCACGGGACGCGGTTCGTCAACGAGGCGGCACCGTACAGCGATGTGGTGCACGTGATGTACGAGAAGGACCGCGGCGCGGCCGGTTCGCACATTCCGGCGTGGCTGATCGTGGATCAGAACTACCGCAACAAGTACCTGTTCAAGGACATCCTGCCGACGCTGCCCTTCCCGGACTCGTGGTACCAGGCGGGCGCGGCGAAGAAGGCGTGGACGTGGGACGCGCTGGCGGGCCAGATCGGCGTACCGGCGGCCGCGCTGCGGGCGACGCTGGGCCGGTTCAACGCGCAGGCGTGGAGCGGTACGGACTCCGACTTCCACCGGGGCGACACCGCGTACGACCACTACTACACGGACCCGAACGTGCACCCGAACTCGTGCCTGGCCCCGATCTGGGTGCCTCCGTTCTACGCGTTCAAGATCGTGCCGGGGGATCTCGGTACGAAGGGCGGCATCGTCACGGACGCGCGGGCCCGGGCCCTGCGGGCGGACGGCTCGGTGATCCGCGGCCTGTACGCGGCGGGCAACGCCAGTGCCGCGGTGATGGGCCACAGCTACGCGGGGGCCGGGTCGACGATCGGCCCCGCGATGACGTTCGGCTACGTGGCGGCGAACGACATCGCGGACGCGTGA
- a CDS encoding MmcQ/YjbR family DNA-binding protein yields the protein MKSGVRKWEAVREFARRLPEAVEDHPWGPEDCVMKVNKKIFVFLGNTDGPEQPGLSVKLKDEALHGHAMAAPGAEPTGYGLGRSGWVSVPLAEKGAPSVQVLCEWVEESYRTVALKRHVRELDARMQAEG from the coding sequence ATGAAGTCCGGAGTGCGCAAGTGGGAGGCGGTACGGGAGTTCGCCCGCCGTCTCCCGGAGGCCGTCGAGGACCATCCGTGGGGTCCCGAGGACTGCGTGATGAAGGTGAACAAGAAGATCTTCGTCTTCCTGGGCAACACCGACGGGCCGGAACAGCCCGGGCTGTCCGTCAAGCTCAAGGACGAGGCGCTGCACGGGCACGCGATGGCCGCGCCGGGGGCGGAGCCCACCGGGTACGGTCTGGGCCGGTCGGGCTGGGTGTCCGTCCCGCTGGCGGAGAAGGGGGCGCCCTCGGTGCAGGTGCTGTGCGAGTGGGTGGAGGAGAGCTACCGCACGGTGGCGCTCAAGCGGCACGTGAGGGAGCTGGACGCCCGGATGCAGGCCGAGGGCTGA
- a CDS encoding aminoglycoside phosphotransferase family protein, whose product MYAATSSVSAPVRSHRTLPAGGGPYLDPGRQSAPAQGTVRARRMPSAGSQPVSGRIDLSGPQGAQLRTALASVQRICPEFAPVQVLRRSGRSVLLVGTTGRMTAVAKVLLDHSPEWRERYRHEIAAYRAFVRHRPPVRVPRLIAADPENCTLVVERMAGRVAALQRHPVEPPPRVDLRAALGAVCRVNQWQPPAELFGTPMNYARRIARDYELGLLTDRDLGDLQKLLHGVKVSGTALQFNHGDALLSNLLLSPAGPVLLDWEHAGWYLPGYDLATLWTVLGDAPAARAQISRLAQSAGPVARDAFLVNLMLVLTREIRMSETAVQRSMLATTPAQPLPAGALSSGEEQRLLLRRLHDDAGMARRAVRAAVGTR is encoded by the coding sequence ATGTACGCAGCAACGTCCTCCGTGTCCGCACCGGTCCGGTCGCACCGCACGCTCCCGGCGGGCGGCGGCCCCTACCTCGACCCCGGCCGCCAGTCGGCCCCGGCGCAGGGCACCGTCCGGGCGCGGCGCATGCCGAGTGCGGGATCGCAGCCCGTCAGCGGAAGAATCGATCTCTCGGGGCCGCAGGGAGCGCAACTGCGCACCGCGCTCGCCTCGGTGCAGCGGATCTGTCCCGAGTTCGCGCCGGTGCAGGTGCTGCGGCGCAGCGGCCGCTCGGTCCTCCTGGTGGGCACCACTGGACGCATGACCGCCGTCGCGAAGGTTTTACTGGACCACTCGCCGGAGTGGCGTGAGCGCTACCGGCACGAAATAGCGGCATACCGGGCGTTCGTCCGGCACCGCCCGCCGGTCCGGGTGCCGCGGCTGATCGCCGCCGACCCTGAGAACTGCACGCTGGTGGTGGAACGGATGGCGGGCCGGGTCGCGGCGCTCCAGCGGCACCCGGTGGAGCCGCCGCCGCGGGTGGACCTCCGCGCCGCGCTGGGCGCGGTGTGCCGGGTGAACCAGTGGCAGCCGCCGGCCGAGTTGTTCGGGACCCCGATGAACTACGCGCGGCGGATCGCCCGCGACTACGAGTTGGGTCTGCTCACCGACCGGGACCTCGGCGACCTGCAGAAGCTGCTGCACGGGGTCAAGGTGTCCGGGACGGCGCTCCAGTTCAACCACGGCGACGCGCTGCTGTCGAACCTGCTGCTCTCCCCCGCCGGTCCGGTGCTGCTGGACTGGGAGCACGCGGGCTGGTACCTGCCGGGCTACGACCTCGCCACGCTGTGGACGGTACTCGGCGACGCCCCCGCCGCCCGCGCCCAGATCAGCAGGCTCGCCCAGTCGGCCGGTCCGGTGGCCCGGGACGCCTTCCTGGTCAACCTGATGCTGGTGCTGACCCGGGAGATCCGGATGTCCGAGACGGCGGTGCAGCGCTCGATGCTGGCGACCACCCCGGCCCAGCCGCTGCCGGCGGGTGCGCTGTCCTCCGGGGAGGAGCAGCGGCTGCTGCTCCGCCGCCTGCACGACGACGCGGGTATGGCACGCAGGGCGGTCCGCGCGGCGGTGGGCACGCGCTGA
- a CDS encoding DNA-binding protein NsdB: MSKGPNTRLNDLFGLAGWSKGELARMVNRQAAAMGHPQLATDTSRVRRWIDMGESPREPVPTVLAALFTERLGRVVTIEDLGFVRQRRTSRRQPDGVRENPDGMPWAPERTAAVLTEFTGMDLMLNRRGLMGAGAVLTAGSALTNAMYDWLHTDPALAKQTPGGFGDSFQADPAGYDRYEAAPIGSQEIEALERSVDVFRAWDASRGGGLQRKAVVGQLNEVGGMLAYHHPDHLQRRLWGVAANLAVLAGWMSHDVGLEPTAQKYFVIAAHAAREGGDRPRAGEALSRAARQMVHLGKPHEALDLMKLAKSGSGEQTLPRTRAMLHTIEAWAQAAMGKGQAMRRTLGEAEELFVSDKGDVPPPSWMQHFDEADLHGMQALAYRTLADHDATAAPIAARHAKEALRLRGEGYQRSQIFDYISMASACFIADEPEQADRYARLALVSMNETSSHRTWDRLREMYRLTAQYAGYARIEDLRQEIKLALPDSPAPSGRPATGV, from the coding sequence GTGAGCAAAGGTCCAAACACCCGCTTGAACGACCTGTTCGGCCTGGCCGGCTGGTCGAAGGGCGAACTGGCGAGGATGGTGAACCGGCAGGCGGCGGCCATGGGCCACCCCCAGCTGGCCACCGACACCTCGCGGGTGCGGCGCTGGATCGACATGGGGGAGAGCCCCCGCGAACCGGTGCCCACGGTACTGGCAGCACTGTTCACCGAGCGGCTCGGTCGTGTCGTGACCATCGAGGACCTCGGGTTCGTACGGCAGCGGCGCACCTCCAGACGGCAGCCGGACGGGGTTCGTGAGAACCCCGACGGCATGCCCTGGGCGCCCGAACGCACAGCCGCGGTCCTCACCGAATTCACGGGAATGGACCTCATGCTCAACCGTCGCGGTCTGATGGGCGCGGGCGCCGTGCTCACCGCCGGCTCCGCCCTCACCAACGCCATGTACGACTGGCTGCACACCGACCCCGCCCTGGCGAAGCAGACTCCCGGGGGCTTCGGGGACTCCTTCCAGGCCGACCCGGCGGGATACGACCGCTACGAGGCCGCCCCCATCGGCTCCCAGGAGATCGAGGCGCTGGAGCGCTCCGTCGATGTGTTCCGGGCCTGGGACGCCTCCAGAGGGGGCGGACTGCAGCGCAAGGCCGTGGTCGGCCAGCTCAACGAGGTGGGCGGAATGCTGGCCTACCACCACCCCGACCACCTCCAGCGGCGGTTGTGGGGCGTGGCGGCCAACCTGGCGGTCCTCGCGGGCTGGATGTCGCACGACGTGGGCCTCGAACCCACCGCGCAGAAGTACTTCGTCATCGCCGCGCACGCGGCCCGCGAGGGCGGCGACCGCCCCCGCGCGGGTGAGGCGCTGTCCCGCGCCGCCCGCCAGATGGTGCACCTCGGCAAGCCGCACGAGGCCCTGGACCTCATGAAGCTCGCCAAGTCCGGGTCCGGCGAGCAGACCCTGCCGCGCACCCGCGCCATGCTGCACACCATCGAGGCCTGGGCGCAGGCCGCCATGGGCAAGGGCCAGGCGATGCGCCGCACCCTGGGCGAGGCGGAGGAGCTGTTCGTCTCCGACAAGGGCGACGTACCGCCGCCGAGTTGGATGCAGCACTTCGACGAGGCGGACCTGCACGGCATGCAGGCCCTCGCCTACCGGACCCTCGCCGACCACGACGCCACGGCGGCGCCGATCGCCGCGCGCCACGCCAAGGAGGCCCTGCGGCTGCGCGGCGAGGGCTACCAGCGCTCGCAGATCTTCGACTACATCTCCATGGCCTCCGCCTGCTTCATCGCCGACGAGCCGGAACAGGCCGACCGCTACGCGCGCCTCGCCCTGGTCTCGATGAACGAGACCTCCTCGCACCGGACCTGGGACCGGCTGCGCGAGATGTACCGGCTCACCGCCCAGTACGCCGGTTACGCGCGCATCGAGGACCTGCGCCAGGAGATCAAGCTGGCCCTCCCCGACTCCCCGGCACCGAGTGGCCGGCCGGCCACGGGGGTGTAG